Proteins from a single region of Starkeya sp. ORNL1:
- a CDS encoding Gfo/Idh/MocA family oxidoreductase, with translation MIRAAIAGLGWWGKHMIRRMADSTELRIVVAIDTSDAQAAFAAEYGIPVTTRWDDVLTDPTIDAVILCTPHSLHTGQVLAIAKAGKHVFCEKPLALNRADAERSVEACRAAGVKLGIGHERRYEPAMLEIKRLVDSGTLGTFMHVEANFSHDKLAEVPAGDWRASPVDAPAAGMTAMGIHLTDGFIDLFGPITEVYATTAQRASNRANGDVVSVLTRFASGATGYLNAILVTPNYIGITVYGSDAWVEARNHTHPDTPGKTTLTVQHKDGRVEVRDYEWADTVKANLEAFARSIAAGSPYVFTDAQKIGNIAVLEAICRSVATNAPVPVETGSQPGRAAASA, from the coding sequence ATGATCCGCGCCGCAATTGCCGGCCTTGGCTGGTGGGGCAAGCACATGATCCGCCGCATGGCGGATTCCACCGAGCTGCGCATCGTCGTCGCCATCGACACCTCGGATGCGCAGGCCGCCTTCGCCGCGGAATACGGCATCCCGGTCACCACGCGCTGGGACGATGTGCTGACCGACCCGACCATCGACGCGGTGATCCTGTGCACCCCGCATTCGCTGCACACCGGGCAGGTGCTGGCCATCGCCAAGGCCGGCAAGCATGTGTTCTGCGAGAAGCCGCTGGCGCTCAACCGCGCTGACGCCGAGCGCTCGGTCGAGGCCTGCCGTGCCGCCGGGGTCAAGCTCGGCATCGGCCATGAGCGCCGCTACGAGCCGGCCATGCTGGAGATCAAGCGCCTGGTCGACAGCGGCACGCTCGGCACCTTCATGCATGTCGAGGCCAATTTCAGCCATGACAAGCTCGCCGAGGTCCCGGCGGGCGACTGGCGCGCCTCCCCGGTCGATGCGCCTGCCGCCGGCATGACGGCGATGGGCATCCATCTCACCGACGGCTTCATCGACCTGTTCGGGCCGATCACCGAGGTCTATGCGACGACGGCGCAGCGCGCCTCGAACCGGGCGAATGGCGACGTGGTCTCGGTGCTGACCCGCTTCGCCTCCGGCGCCACCGGCTATCTCAACGCCATATTGGTGACGCCGAACTATATCGGCATTACTGTCTATGGCTCCGACGCCTGGGTCGAGGCGCGCAACCACACCCATCCCGACACGCCGGGCAAGACCACACTCACCGTCCAGCACAAGGACGGCCGGGTCGAAGTGCGAGACTATGAGTGGGCCGACACGGTGAAGGCCAATCTCGAAGCCTTCGCCCGCTCGATCGCCGCCGGCTCGCCGTATGTGTTCACCGACGCGCAGAAGATCGGCAATATCGCCGTGCTCGAGGCGATCTGCCGTTCGGTGGCGACCAATGCGCCGGTGCCGGTGGAGACCGGCAGCCAGCCCGGCCGCGCCGCCGCGAGCGCGTGA
- a CDS encoding carboxymuconolactone decarboxylase family protein — MELNTTTTEPRYRALTREELGDEQRRVFDNIARPRAGAVPAPFHVYLENPELCELVQAVGAFCRYRTGLPPRLSETAILTTAAYWGADYEFEVHSHEARKAGVPETEIEALAQKRRPDFSDPDAALVHDFAAAFYRDREVPDELFAAANSRFGRRTVVELTGLLGYYSMLAIALRVFRVPASA, encoded by the coding sequence ATGGAATTGAACACAACTACCACCGAGCCGCGCTACCGGGCCCTCACCCGTGAGGAGCTGGGCGATGAGCAGCGCCGGGTCTTCGACAATATCGCCCGCCCGCGCGCCGGCGCCGTGCCGGCACCGTTCCATGTCTATCTGGAGAATCCGGAACTGTGCGAACTGGTGCAGGCCGTCGGCGCCTTCTGCCGCTACCGCACCGGCCTGCCGCCGCGCCTGTCCGAGACCGCGATCCTGACCACCGCGGCCTATTGGGGCGCGGACTACGAATTCGAGGTGCATTCCCACGAGGCCCGCAAGGCCGGAGTGCCCGAAACCGAGATCGAGGCGCTGGCACAAAAGCGCCGGCCGGACTTCAGCGATCCCGACGCCGCTCTGGTGCATGACTTCGCAGCCGCCTTCTATCGCGACCGCGAAGTGCCGGACGAACTGTTCGCCGCGGCCAATTCGCGCTTTGGTCGCCGGACGGTGGTCGAACTCACTGGTTTGCTTGGCTATTATTCGATGCTGGCAATCGCCTTGCGGGTGTTCCGCGTGCCGGCATCGGCGTGA
- a CDS encoding LysR family transcriptional regulator → MELRSIEAFVRVAELGSITRASRDLGIVQPALSRHIQRIETEIGTPLLVRLPRGVQLTFAGRRFLQHSRRILQEVARATEELNIGSEGPTGRVVVGISPTLSPLLVPGLVERCTSGFPNIQLKIIEEFTRRLQVDVLNGQVDLALLTNPPPNRALRFTAVLTEPIVVVMPRHQRGVSPVVTLDELASMPMLVTRGIRAMVDEQLASHGVCIEVECEIDAVEAIRRMLLRGRGASIMPISAFRKEINDGLLTGLAVGGVNLSRTIMLAHVGDQVSAAAQAVMGLLRAEIDALAQRGIFSALSEGSAWQMPAERTLVGAA, encoded by the coding sequence ATGGAACTGCGCAGCATCGAAGCCTTTGTTCGCGTTGCCGAACTCGGCAGCATCACGCGGGCCTCGCGTGACCTCGGCATCGTGCAGCCTGCGCTGAGCCGGCACATCCAGCGCATCGAGACCGAGATAGGCACGCCGCTGCTGGTGCGCCTGCCGCGCGGAGTGCAGCTCACCTTCGCCGGGCGGCGCTTCCTGCAGCACAGCCGCCGCATCCTCCAGGAAGTGGCCCGCGCCACCGAGGAGCTGAATATTGGCAGCGAGGGGCCGACCGGGCGCGTCGTCGTCGGCATCTCGCCGACATTGAGCCCGCTGCTGGTGCCGGGCCTGGTCGAGCGCTGCACCTCGGGCTTCCCGAACATCCAGCTGAAGATCATCGAGGAATTCACCCGCCGGCTCCAGGTCGACGTGCTGAACGGTCAGGTCGACCTTGCCTTGCTCACCAACCCGCCGCCGAACCGTGCGCTGCGCTTCACCGCAGTGCTGACCGAGCCGATCGTCGTGGTCATGCCGCGCCACCAGCGCGGGGTGTCGCCGGTGGTGACGCTGGACGAACTGGCCTCGATGCCGATGCTGGTGACGCGCGGCATCCGCGCCATGGTCGACGAACAGCTCGCCTCGCACGGCGTGTGCATCGAGGTGGAGTGCGAGATCGATGCGGTGGAAGCCATACGCCGCATGCTGCTGCGCGGCCGCGGCGCCTCGATCATGCCGATCTCGGCATTCCGCAAGGAGATAAATGACGGCCTGCTCACCGGCCTTGCCGTCGGCGGCGTGAACCTGTCGCGCACCATCATGCTCGCCCATGTCGGCGACCAGGTAAGCGCGGCGGCGCAGGCGGTGATGGGCCTGCTGCGCGCCGAGATTGACGCCCTGGCGCAGCGCGGCATCTTCAGCGCGCTGTCGGAAGGCTCGGCCTGGCAGATGCCGGCGGAACGCACGCTCGTCGGCGCCGCGTGA
- a CDS encoding tripartite tricarboxylate transporter permease gives MELFNDLLLGFSVALTPANLAYGFLGVLLGTIIGVLPGLGPVATISILLPVTFALPAPAALIMLAGIYYGAQYGGSTTAILVNLPGESSSVVTAIDGYQMARKGKAGLALATAALSSFIAGTIATVIIAVAAPALAEVALDFGPADYFSLMLFGLIAAVILAHGSVIKAVGMILVGILLGTIGIDANTGLERYTFGIPAFGDGIDFAVIAMGMFGIGETIANLERRDENRTFLNEVRGLWPSWTDIKSFLKPALRGTVLGGCLGLLPGGGPVLASFSTYALEKKLSKDPSRFGHGAIEGVAGPEAANNAAAQTAFIPMLTLGLPSSAVMALMIGALMMQGLSPGPQLMNQRPDLFWGLIASMWLGNLMLVVLNLPLVGIWVKLLSVPYRMLYPAIMLFCCIGVYSIHNNALDVVLAAMFGGFGFLCSRLRCEPAPLLLGFILGPLIEETLRRALLISHGDPLVFVQRPISLSFLILAFCLLIVLVAPMIRVTRQKAFEEGAE, from the coding sequence ATGGAACTGTTCAACGACCTGCTGCTCGGCTTCTCGGTCGCGCTGACGCCGGCGAACCTCGCCTACGGCTTCCTCGGCGTGCTGCTCGGCACCATCATCGGCGTGCTGCCCGGCCTCGGGCCGGTCGCGACCATCTCCATCCTGCTGCCGGTGACGTTCGCGCTGCCGGCGCCGGCGGCGCTGATCATGCTCGCCGGCATCTATTACGGCGCACAATATGGCGGTTCGACCACGGCGATCCTGGTGAACCTGCCAGGCGAGAGCTCATCCGTCGTCACCGCCATCGATGGCTACCAGATGGCGCGCAAGGGCAAGGCCGGGTTGGCGCTCGCCACCGCGGCGCTGTCCTCATTCATCGCCGGCACCATCGCCACCGTCATCATCGCGGTGGCCGCACCTGCACTCGCGGAGGTGGCGCTCGATTTCGGCCCGGCCGACTATTTCTCGCTGATGCTGTTCGGCCTGATCGCCGCGGTGATCCTGGCCCATGGCTCGGTGATCAAGGCGGTGGGCATGATCCTGGTGGGCATCCTGCTCGGCACCATCGGCATCGACGCCAATACCGGCCTGGAGCGATATACCTTCGGCATTCCGGCCTTCGGCGACGGTATCGACTTCGCCGTCATCGCCATGGGCATGTTCGGCATCGGCGAGACCATCGCCAATCTGGAGCGCCGCGACGAGAACCGCACCTTCCTCAATGAGGTGCGCGGGCTGTGGCCGTCCTGGACCGACATCAAGTCGTTCCTGAAGCCGGCACTGCGCGGCACCGTGCTCGGCGGCTGCCTCGGCCTGTTGCCGGGCGGCGGCCCGGTGCTGGCCTCCTTCTCCACCTATGCGCTGGAGAAGAAGCTGTCCAAGGATCCGAGCCGCTTCGGCCATGGCGCCATCGAGGGCGTCGCCGGTCCGGAGGCGGCGAACAATGCCGCCGCGCAGACCGCCTTCATCCCGATGCTCACGCTCGGCCTGCCGTCCAGCGCGGTAATGGCGCTGATGATCGGCGCCCTGATGATGCAGGGCCTCTCGCCCGGCCCGCAACTGATGAACCAGCGCCCGGACCTGTTCTGGGGCCTGATCGCCTCGATGTGGCTCGGCAACCTGATGCTGGTGGTGCTGAACCTGCCGCTGGTCGGCATCTGGGTGAAGCTGCTCTCGGTGCCGTACCGCATGCTCTATCCGGCGATCATGCTGTTCTGTTGCATCGGCGTGTACTCGATTCACAACAACGCGCTCGACGTGGTGCTGGCAGCGATGTTCGGCGGCTTCGGCTTCCTCTGCTCGCGGCTGCGCTGCGAGCCGGCGCCGCTGCTGCTCGGCTTCATCCTCGGCCCGCTGATCGAGGAGACGCTGCGCCGCGCGCTGCTTATCTCGCACGGCGACCCGCTGGTGTTCGTGCAGCGCCCGATCAGCCTCTCCTTCCTCATCCTCGCCTTCTGCCTGCTCATCGTGCTGGTGGCGCCGATGATCCGGGTGACGCGGCAGAAGGCGTTCGAGGAGGGTGCGGAGTAG
- a CDS encoding tripartite tricarboxylate transporter TctB family protein — MNIRLSTDFLTGLLFCSLGAIAIIIGAKYPLGTAARMGAGYFPLIVSIGLIILGGILLARSFLTETEEVGTVDPRPVLVLLASVLAFGFLIEDWGFPLAGLVVVVGASLAGRGFKPVETGLLAVGLVIFCTLLFSYGLGLNLPGTHLRW; from the coding sequence ATGAATATCCGCCTCTCCACCGACTTCCTCACCGGCCTGCTGTTCTGCAGCCTCGGCGCCATCGCCATCATCATCGGCGCCAAATATCCGCTCGGCACCGCGGCGCGGATGGGGGCGGGGTATTTCCCGCTGATCGTCAGCATCGGCCTCATCATCCTCGGCGGCATCTTGCTGGCGCGCTCCTTCCTCACCGAGACCGAGGAGGTCGGCACGGTCGATCCGCGGCCGGTGCTGGTGCTGCTGGCGAGCGTGCTGGCGTTCGGCTTCCTGATCGAGGATTGGGGCTTCCCGCTCGCCGGCCTTGTCGTGGTGGTGGGGGCGAGCCTGGCGGGTCGCGGCTTCAAGCCGGTGGAGACCGGCCTGCTGGCGGTCGGCCTCGTCATCTTCTGCACGCTGCTGTTTTCCTACGGGCTGGGTCTGAACCTGCCCGGCACGCATCTAAGGTGGTGA